Proteins encoded by one window of Chondromyces crocatus:
- a CDS encoding glycosyltransferase has translation MTTETTTPDVPQQTLPQQDDAITPVPVPTPPPAPAPAPTPTIAELEQRLLTTTALDDADTTEIATPCGQGEKKRSLKQTQRSFLEYTDRKWMEFSKSTIPRNRAKVPNTIWLIWVGGEIPDDYATRIEKVAQDHPDFTVNVLLSETLSKTPEDFEANKRKVEGAGANVELLEGEHASKLEAEGMLKPLIWEWRLTDGPNNIINYGAISDILRLYILKERGGTYIDTDNTITTPLPRDVVPKYGFQYGAFGSRTAEKRERELAKEKKTFDTDPAEYVSAIQNDNPRDPHRNKPSTISNSVLVSVPQGQIINSYWNNVKDVYVPLADVTEEKRFEKLRWKATHTEPRQQREAMSMATLNNTGPRALEFTLADTRLKGESTHGLIRPALSPWEVHSNEAKHLVVDPKHVYIRSDNSWVREIDAGIAAGSSTPSGSGNASGSGNTKPSPST, from the coding sequence ATGACGACCGAGACCACCACCCCGGATGTCCCGCAGCAGACCCTCCCGCAGCAGGACGACGCCATCACCCCGGTCCCCGTACCGACGCCGCCCCCGGCGCCAGCCCCTGCCCCGACGCCCACCATCGCCGAGCTGGAGCAACGCCTCCTCACCACGACCGCGCTCGACGACGCCGACACCACGGAAATCGCCACCCCGTGCGGCCAGGGCGAGAAGAAGCGGAGCCTCAAGCAGACCCAGCGTTCGTTCCTCGAATACACCGACCGCAAGTGGATGGAGTTCAGCAAGTCCACCATCCCGCGCAACCGAGCGAAGGTCCCCAACACCATCTGGCTCATCTGGGTGGGCGGCGAGATCCCTGACGACTACGCCACGCGCATCGAGAAGGTTGCCCAGGATCACCCCGATTTCACGGTCAACGTCCTCCTCTCCGAGACCCTCAGCAAGACCCCGGAAGACTTCGAGGCGAACAAGCGCAAGGTGGAAGGCGCCGGGGCCAACGTCGAGCTGCTGGAGGGCGAGCATGCCAGCAAGCTGGAAGCCGAGGGCATGCTCAAGCCGCTCATCTGGGAGTGGCGGCTCACCGACGGGCCGAACAACATCATCAACTACGGCGCCATCTCCGACATCCTGCGCCTCTACATCCTGAAGGAGCGCGGCGGGACGTACATCGACACCGACAACACCATCACCACGCCCCTCCCCAGAGACGTGGTGCCGAAATATGGCTTCCAGTACGGCGCCTTCGGCTCGCGCACCGCAGAGAAACGGGAGCGTGAACTCGCGAAGGAAAAGAAGACCTTCGACACCGATCCAGCGGAGTACGTGTCCGCCATCCAGAACGACAACCCCAGAGATCCCCACCGCAACAAGCCGTCCACGATCTCCAACAGCGTGCTCGTGAGCGTGCCCCAGGGCCAGATCATCAACAGCTACTGGAACAACGTCAAAGACGTCTACGTCCCCCTCGCCGACGTCACCGAGGAGAAGCGGTTCGAGAAACTTCGCTGGAAGGCGACCCACACCGAACCACGACAGCAGCGCGAGGCCATGTCGATGGCGACGCTGAACAACACCGGCCCGCGCGCCCTCGAGTTCACCCTCGCCGACACCCGCCTGAAGGGCGAGTCCACCCACGGCCTGATCCGCCCGGCCCTCAGCCCGTGGGAGGTCCACTCGAACGAGGCGAAGCACCTCGTCGTCGACCCCAAGCACGTGTACATCCGCTCCGACAATTCCTGGGTCCGCGAGATCGACGCCGGCATCGCCGCAGGGTCCAGCACCCCGTCGGGATCTGGCAACGCCTCGGGGTCCGGCAACACCAAGCCGTCTCCCTCCACCTGA
- a CDS encoding vitamin K epoxide reductase family protein: MPSRAPRWPAALALFASLLGLAFGASSTFDYIKHLDRQVHDLHCSFVPGLSVAEGADTACRTAMYSPYAAFFRDRYWGGIPISLFAVGAFAFFAAFSLYYLLAGRHAPRRAPQFLLLAGVTPLLVSVGMLLVSLLRLGSICTTCAGIYVSSTLLAIASIAAFVHDRREARTDAFLGAAAPAPFPPQVPLAGEAQAIAPTVIDDAPAPARRPGSPLLLLAWLTGLAIFAVTPALLYLSALPSYSSYLTGCGKLEKPTETTGALLQVGSRGGQQATLFVDPLCPTCKALHQRLVAEGIFDQLDTTLVLFPLDSDCNWMLDRPMHKGACLVSKAILCSEHRALSVLEWAYDEQDALLAEANAGGGLANIQARIRTRWPGLDTCIESKQTQQRLDKMLRHAVDNKLPVSTPQMFLGDTRLCDEDSDIGLAYAVTKLAPNLRPR; the protein is encoded by the coding sequence ATGCCGAGCCGAGCTCCTCGCTGGCCTGCGGCGCTGGCCCTCTTCGCTTCCCTCCTGGGCCTCGCTTTCGGCGCCTCCTCCACCTTCGATTACATCAAGCACCTCGACCGCCAGGTCCACGACCTGCACTGCAGCTTCGTCCCTGGCCTGTCCGTCGCAGAGGGCGCCGACACCGCGTGCCGCACCGCGATGTACAGCCCCTATGCCGCCTTCTTCCGCGACCGCTACTGGGGCGGCATCCCCATCTCCCTCTTCGCCGTCGGCGCCTTCGCCTTCTTCGCCGCCTTCTCGCTCTACTACCTGCTCGCTGGCCGCCATGCCCCCCGGCGCGCTCCGCAGTTCCTCCTCCTCGCTGGCGTCACCCCCCTGCTCGTCTCCGTGGGCATGCTGCTCGTCTCCCTGCTCCGGCTCGGATCGATCTGCACCACCTGCGCGGGCATCTACGTCAGCTCCACCCTCCTCGCGATCGCCAGCATCGCCGCCTTCGTCCACGACCGGCGCGAAGCCCGCACCGACGCCTTCCTCGGCGCCGCGGCGCCGGCCCCCTTCCCGCCCCAGGTCCCGCTTGCAGGCGAAGCCCAGGCCATCGCCCCCACGGTCATCGACGACGCCCCCGCTCCGGCGCGCCGCCCAGGCTCTCCCCTGCTCCTCCTCGCCTGGCTCACCGGCCTCGCCATCTTCGCCGTCACCCCGGCCTTGCTCTACCTGAGCGCCCTGCCCAGCTACAGCAGCTACCTCACCGGCTGCGGCAAGCTCGAGAAGCCCACCGAGACCACCGGCGCCCTCCTCCAGGTCGGCTCCCGCGGCGGCCAGCAAGCCACCCTCTTCGTCGACCCCCTCTGCCCCACCTGCAAAGCGCTCCACCAGCGCCTCGTCGCCGAAGGCATCTTCGACCAGCTCGACACCACCCTCGTTCTCTTCCCCCTCGACAGCGACTGCAACTGGATGCTCGACCGCCCCATGCACAAGGGCGCCTGCCTCGTCTCCAAGGCCATCCTGTGTAGCGAGCACCGCGCCCTCTCCGTCCTCGAGTGGGCCTACGACGAACAGGACGCCTTGCTCGCCGAGGCCAACGCCGGCGGCGGCCTCGCCAACATCCAGGCCCGCATCCGCACCCGCTGGCCCGGCCTCGACACCTGCATCGAGTCCAAGCAGACGCAGCAACGCCTCGACAAGATGCTGCGCCACGCCGTCGACAACAAACTCCCCGTCTCCACCCCCCAGATGTTCCTCGGCGACACCCGCCTCTGCGACGAGGACTCCGACATCGGCCTCGCCTACGCCGTCACCAAGCTCGCCCCCAACCTGAGGCCCCGATGA
- a CDS encoding DUF4139 domain-containing protein has product MRSLIAVSLLALVGCGSTTTYVASDTTLGRVVVYRNGIAYFERFARVQGDSLAMQVPADKVDDFLKSLTVVDAKTGEPTPIAYPTTPPGGEGDVQMKIQLPKGGAHELRLSYVTEAPSWKPSYRVVLGDGGKVRLQAWAIVDNTSGEDWKNVKLGVGASSALSFRYDLRSVRLVQRETLRQDDLFAQAPPTGGVTYGAGQAPLVAGAQRVVVEMSDVVIAAVDEEERAEVAQARPSGVPSRGPQAKPKPKASGAAARRDGGAGGLGRLQNQASNAGAMASMARNLQGTQNQIIVEGYADVRDGDKFSASLERANRVREQLIRNGLPPEQVVAVGSGEQQGRAGGVRVVEAAPSVGVDKNMELNGILDGSQRPVGGTSSEKAAAEPIGISHFESKTPMNVPRGTSAMISILDQQTEGEVVYFFDAESARGNARFPFRAVRVRNPTGSALETGPVTVFGEGRFIGEGLCEPIPERSVAFIPFALDRQVVVESKDQEEDRIARILTVQRGVFSTEVQHTRRRTYAFHNRLMTPATVYVRHTVAPGFTLGKAPAESERLGAAHLFRVSVPAGGKAEVSVEEATPVFKTADLRSTTGREMVGAFLSSGAVEGPLKEAVGELMRLQKEIGGFEQRVDTMREQMSEYRARMDELHAQIVTLRAVKTAGPLMQSLEKKLSEVSDKLSKATIELVAVQEKLMVARIRFQDGVADLSLSRKDEPAAKADSEPARPPSTRLGG; this is encoded by the coding sequence ATGCGCTCGTTGATTGCTGTCTCGCTGCTCGCTCTCGTCGGCTGTGGTTCGACGACCACCTATGTGGCGTCGGACACGACGCTCGGTCGGGTCGTGGTCTATCGCAACGGTATCGCCTACTTCGAGCGGTTCGCTCGGGTGCAAGGGGACTCGCTGGCCATGCAGGTGCCAGCCGACAAGGTGGATGACTTCCTCAAGTCGTTGACGGTGGTGGACGCGAAGACGGGGGAGCCGACGCCGATCGCGTACCCGACGACGCCTCCCGGAGGGGAGGGGGACGTGCAGATGAAGATCCAGCTCCCGAAGGGCGGGGCGCACGAGCTGCGGCTGTCCTACGTGACGGAGGCGCCGTCGTGGAAGCCGAGCTACCGGGTGGTGCTGGGGGACGGGGGGAAGGTGCGGCTGCAGGCTTGGGCGATCGTGGACAACACGTCAGGGGAGGACTGGAAGAACGTGAAGCTGGGGGTGGGGGCCAGCTCGGCGCTGTCGTTCCGGTACGATCTGCGATCGGTGCGGCTGGTGCAGCGAGAGACGCTGCGGCAAGACGATCTGTTTGCGCAGGCGCCGCCGACGGGTGGGGTGACGTACGGGGCAGGGCAAGCGCCGCTCGTGGCGGGGGCGCAGCGGGTGGTGGTGGAGATGTCGGACGTGGTGATCGCGGCGGTGGACGAGGAGGAGCGGGCGGAGGTGGCGCAGGCGCGTCCGAGCGGCGTGCCTTCGAGGGGGCCACAGGCAAAGCCGAAGCCGAAGGCGTCGGGCGCGGCTGCGAGGAGAGACGGGGGGGCAGGTGGCCTGGGCAGGTTGCAGAATCAGGCGTCGAATGCCGGGGCGATGGCGTCGATGGCGCGCAATCTCCAGGGGACGCAGAACCAGATCATCGTCGAGGGCTATGCGGACGTGCGGGATGGCGACAAGTTCTCGGCGTCGCTGGAGCGGGCGAACCGAGTGCGTGAGCAGCTGATCCGGAACGGGTTGCCGCCGGAGCAGGTGGTGGCCGTGGGGAGCGGTGAGCAGCAAGGGCGCGCAGGCGGGGTGCGCGTGGTCGAAGCAGCGCCTTCGGTGGGCGTCGACAAGAACATGGAGCTGAACGGGATCCTCGATGGGTCGCAACGCCCGGTGGGGGGCACGTCGAGTGAGAAGGCGGCTGCGGAGCCGATCGGGATCTCGCACTTCGAGTCGAAGACGCCGATGAACGTGCCGCGAGGGACGTCGGCGATGATTTCGATCCTCGATCAGCAGACCGAGGGGGAGGTCGTGTACTTCTTCGATGCGGAGAGCGCTCGGGGGAACGCGCGGTTCCCGTTCCGCGCGGTGCGGGTGCGCAATCCGACGGGATCGGCGCTGGAGACGGGGCCCGTGACGGTGTTCGGGGAGGGGCGGTTCATCGGGGAGGGGCTGTGCGAGCCGATCCCGGAGCGGTCGGTGGCGTTCATCCCGTTCGCGCTCGATCGTCAGGTGGTGGTGGAGAGCAAGGACCAGGAGGAGGACCGGATCGCGCGAATCCTGACGGTGCAGCGGGGGGTGTTCTCCACGGAGGTGCAGCACACGCGGCGGCGGACGTACGCGTTCCACAACCGGTTGATGACGCCGGCCACGGTGTACGTGCGCCATACGGTGGCGCCAGGGTTCACGCTGGGGAAGGCGCCCGCAGAGAGTGAGCGGCTGGGGGCCGCGCACCTGTTCCGGGTGTCGGTGCCCGCGGGTGGGAAGGCGGAGGTGTCGGTCGAGGAGGCGACGCCGGTGTTCAAGACGGCCGATCTGCGCTCGACGACGGGGCGGGAGATGGTGGGGGCCTTTCTCTCGTCAGGGGCCGTGGAAGGGCCGCTGAAGGAGGCGGTGGGGGAGCTGATGCGGCTGCAAAAAGAGATCGGGGGCTTCGAGCAGCGGGTGGACACGATGCGCGAGCAGATGTCGGAATACCGGGCGCGGATGGACGAGCTGCACGCGCAGATCGTCACGCTGCGCGCGGTGAAGACGGCGGGGCCGCTGATGCAGAGCCTGGAGAAGAAGCTGTCGGAGGTGAGCGACAAGCTGTCCAAGGCGACGATCGAGCTGGTCGCCGTGCAGGAGAAGCTGATGGTGGCGCGCATCCGATTCCAGGATGGCGTGGCGGATCTGTCGCTGTCGCGGAAGGACGAGCCCGCAGCGAAGGCGGATAGCGAGCCGGCCAGGCCGCCCAGTACCCGCCTCGGGGGGTGA
- a CDS encoding Glu/Leu/Phe/Val family dehydrogenase: MSKAEKSPTVPIPEAKPSSPNAAKPATSKDEFFKNIQGYLDEAARLIDLPPYIHTILQQPKNEIIVNFPVKMDDGTVRLFKGYRIQHNNLLGPYKGGVRYHESVSLDDVKALAAMMTWKCALMNLPLGGGKGGIKFNPNEVSRDELQRITRRFFHALGPNIGPETDIPAPDVGTDAKVMAWAMDTYMNTVGQLMKQAVKGVVTGKPVASGGTYGREKATAQGVVHCITEWADERDFNLGGATMIVQGFGNVGSNTSVILSKLGVSTIAVGDHAGYLYNPEGFNPHKLQDYVKRHRSIAGYPGGKPITREEFFRIKADIFTPAALENQVGVDEARDLQVRLVAEGANGPCTPEGERILLDRGIDILPDVLANSGGVTVSYYEWVQNKRSESWSIEEVDARLEKAMKKAYREVSEVARQKKQSLRIAAYCVALQRIAAAYGEREIFP, encoded by the coding sequence ATGAGCAAAGCAGAGAAGAGCCCCACCGTTCCCATCCCAGAGGCGAAGCCGAGCTCGCCGAACGCGGCCAAGCCGGCAACCTCGAAGGACGAGTTCTTCAAGAACATCCAGGGATACCTGGACGAGGCAGCCCGACTCATCGACCTGCCCCCGTACATCCACACGATCCTCCAGCAGCCGAAGAACGAGATCATCGTCAACTTCCCCGTGAAGATGGATGATGGGACCGTCCGTCTCTTCAAGGGCTATCGGATCCAGCACAACAACTTGCTCGGCCCGTACAAGGGCGGCGTTCGCTACCACGAGAGCGTCTCGCTCGACGACGTCAAGGCGCTCGCGGCGATGATGACGTGGAAGTGCGCGCTCATGAACCTCCCGCTCGGCGGCGGCAAGGGCGGCATCAAGTTCAACCCCAACGAGGTCTCGCGTGACGAGCTGCAGCGGATCACCCGCCGCTTCTTCCACGCCCTCGGCCCCAACATCGGCCCCGAGACCGACATCCCCGCTCCCGATGTCGGCACCGACGCGAAGGTCATGGCGTGGGCCATGGACACGTACATGAACACGGTCGGCCAGCTCATGAAGCAGGCCGTGAAGGGCGTCGTCACCGGCAAGCCCGTCGCCAGCGGCGGCACCTACGGACGCGAGAAGGCGACGGCCCAGGGCGTCGTCCACTGCATCACCGAGTGGGCCGACGAGCGTGACTTCAACCTCGGCGGCGCGACGATGATCGTGCAGGGCTTCGGCAACGTCGGATCCAACACCTCCGTCATCCTCTCGAAGCTCGGCGTCTCCACCATCGCCGTCGGCGATCACGCGGGCTACCTGTACAACCCCGAGGGCTTCAACCCGCACAAGCTCCAGGACTACGTGAAGCGCCACCGCTCCATCGCGGGCTACCCTGGCGGCAAGCCCATCACCCGCGAAGAGTTCTTCCGCATCAAGGCCGACATCTTCACGCCCGCCGCGCTCGAGAACCAGGTCGGCGTCGACGAGGCCCGCGACCTCCAGGTCCGCCTGGTCGCCGAAGGCGCGAACGGCCCCTGCACCCCCGAAGGCGAGCGCATCCTGCTCGACCGCGGCATCGACATCCTCCCCGACGTCCTCGCCAACTCCGGCGGCGTCACCGTCAGCTACTACGAGTGGGTGCAGAACAAGCGCTCCGAGAGCTGGAGCATCGAGGAAGTCGACGCCCGCCTGGAGAAGGCCATGAAGAAGGCCTACCGCGAGGTCTCCGAGGTGGCGCGGCAGAAGAAGCAGTCCCTCCGCATCGCTGCCTACTGCGTCGCGCTCCAGCGCATCGCAGCCGCCTACGGCGAGCGCGAGATCTTCCCCTGA
- the egtD gene encoding L-histidine N(alpha)-methyltransferase — protein sequence MDMFAAPPRFADDVRRGLLATPKQLDPRYLYDALGSHLFESICKLPWYPLTRAESALLERHAADMVAPFRDGATLLELGCGCGEKLSMLCEPLSARGSPVDVQLIDISEAALDLSKRTLARFSVDITAHRATYEEGLQRAATCRKPGTPVVVLFLGSNIGNLDPTGAHHLLTTIRAALQPGDALLLGADLVKPQDELLRAYDDPLGVTAAFNKNLLVRMNRELGADFDLSTFAHEARWNAEASRVEMHLISQCRQRVRLPGAATEVSFEEGESIWTESSHKYTPESIAALAECAGFQCTKQWIEPHARFSTSLLMVDAPLPAA from the coding sequence ATGGACATGTTCGCCGCACCGCCACGCTTCGCCGACGACGTTCGCCGCGGGCTCCTCGCCACGCCCAAGCAGCTGGATCCACGGTACCTCTACGACGCACTCGGCTCGCACCTGTTCGAGTCGATCTGCAAGCTCCCGTGGTATCCCCTCACCCGCGCCGAGAGCGCCCTCCTCGAACGCCACGCTGCCGACATGGTCGCCCCCTTCCGCGACGGCGCGACCTTGCTCGAGCTCGGGTGTGGCTGCGGCGAGAAGCTCAGCATGCTGTGTGAGCCCCTTTCGGCCCGGGGATCTCCTGTCGACGTGCAGCTCATCGACATCTCCGAGGCCGCACTGGACCTCTCGAAGCGCACCCTCGCGCGCTTCAGCGTCGACATCACCGCCCACCGCGCCACTTACGAAGAAGGCCTTCAGCGCGCCGCCACCTGCCGCAAGCCCGGGACCCCCGTCGTGGTGCTCTTCCTCGGCTCCAACATCGGCAACCTCGACCCGACCGGCGCTCACCACCTGCTCACCACCATCCGCGCCGCCCTCCAGCCTGGCGACGCCCTCCTCCTCGGCGCCGACCTCGTGAAGCCCCAGGACGAGCTCTTGCGCGCCTACGACGACCCGCTGGGCGTCACCGCCGCCTTCAACAAGAACCTCCTCGTCCGCATGAACCGCGAGCTCGGCGCCGACTTCGACCTGTCCACCTTCGCCCACGAAGCCCGCTGGAACGCCGAGGCCAGCCGCGTGGAAATGCACCTCATCAGCCAGTGTCGCCAGCGCGTCCGCCTCCCCGGCGCCGCCACCGAGGTGAGCTTCGAAGAAGGCGAGTCCATCTGGACCGAGAGCTCCCACAAGTACACCCCGGAGAGCATCGCCGCCCTCGCCGAGTGCGCCGGCTTCCAGTGTACCAAGCAGTGGATCGAGCCCCACGCTCGCTTCTCCACCTCCCTCCTCATGGTCGACGCCCCGCTCCCTGCGGCATGA
- a CDS encoding YgfZ/GcvT domain-containing protein, protein MSEPSALPSLDEQRRALREGALVQREEHLGTLVITGSERQSWLNGILTCNLEPLRVGSGAYGISAAKNGKIQAEVWVVLGAERILLAVQRDRLSLLQEMFERYLVMEDVEVVDGSAEFGWVFAVGPKAGALLEAGRTAGAEGARADWTGLGGAVFGAPVEKLEAVEGALLGQEGAARGSAASWEVLRVENNVGRFGVDFDEQNYPQEASLEDLAVSFNKGCYLGQEAVYMLQHRGHAKKRLVQIEVQGEGELPKGTALTLPDGTAVGTVTSHVPNPNGGGVLALGYLKFKQARKGVEVRVAGRTATVVAARGGS, encoded by the coding sequence ATGAGCGAGCCGTCTGCCCTGCCGAGCCTGGATGAACAACGCCGCGCCCTGCGTGAGGGGGCGCTGGTGCAGCGCGAAGAGCACCTGGGGACGCTGGTGATCACCGGCTCGGAGCGGCAGAGCTGGTTGAACGGGATCCTGACGTGCAACCTGGAGCCGCTGCGCGTGGGGAGCGGGGCCTACGGGATCAGCGCGGCGAAGAACGGGAAGATCCAGGCCGAGGTGTGGGTGGTCCTCGGCGCGGAGCGGATCCTGCTCGCGGTGCAGCGGGATCGGCTGTCGCTGCTACAGGAGATGTTCGAGCGGTACCTCGTGATGGAGGACGTGGAGGTGGTCGACGGCTCGGCGGAGTTCGGGTGGGTCTTCGCGGTGGGGCCGAAGGCTGGAGCGCTGCTGGAGGCAGGGCGCACTGCGGGGGCCGAGGGGGCGCGCGCAGACTGGACGGGGCTGGGTGGGGCCGTCTTCGGGGCTCCCGTGGAGAAGCTCGAGGCGGTGGAGGGGGCGCTGCTCGGTCAGGAGGGCGCGGCGCGGGGGTCGGCAGCGTCCTGGGAGGTGCTGCGCGTGGAGAATAACGTGGGGCGCTTCGGGGTGGACTTCGACGAGCAGAACTACCCGCAGGAGGCGTCGCTCGAGGACCTGGCGGTGTCGTTCAACAAGGGCTGCTACCTGGGTCAGGAGGCGGTCTACATGCTCCAGCACCGAGGGCACGCGAAGAAGCGGCTGGTGCAGATCGAGGTGCAGGGGGAAGGGGAGCTGCCGAAGGGGACGGCGCTGACGTTGCCCGATGGGACGGCGGTGGGGACAGTGACGAGCCATGTGCCGAACCCGAACGGGGGAGGGGTGCTGGCGCTGGGGTATCTGAAGTTCAAGCAGGCCCGGAAGGGGGTCGAGGTTCGCGTCGCCGGGAGGACGGCGACGGTCGTGGCGGCGCGCGGGGGGTCCTGA